The Carassius carassius chromosome 37, fCarCar2.1, whole genome shotgun sequence genomic sequence AAAGTGAAAGATGAGCGAGTTACAGAAACAGACTCTGGACAATATACGATAGAGCGGGGGCTTCGCTCTTCTCATAACGGCTCACCTGGCCACACTGAGACTGTGAGGAAAAAACACTCTCTGAGGAGGATCTTCTTTAGCAATCAAAATGATGAGAAAAGAGAAACATTACGAAAGGACTGCTCTCCTGTTCCTGGTGCTGTGGAGGGGCTTTCAGACGGTAAGTCTTTTAGTTGAGACAAGTGAACTTGTCTGGCAGATTCATAGCTCTGCCACTAATGACAGTCGGTGTGAAGAATTAGCCACTGAAGGCCTGTccacaccaaggatgataactataacGCTAACTCATTAAGCTTTAAGCTTTAATTCTTTAACGTGAGAGGTCCGATTAAAGCCCAGGTAACCAGAAAATGTGATGGAGTCATAAAATGAATCCATTTTTTGAAGAAACACAACCAAAGTCTTATCAGTTCGGAACGACAGAGCTGCTGATGCGACCAGATTCCCTGGACATGCTCACATATCGCAAGTGCTGTCCTTCGTGTACTGGGTTATTTCCACTTTTCTGAATTTGCGTGTTTATTCTGCCTGTTCCTATGCCATTTTAacacattggtctgaacaaacGGATCACGTGAGAAAATGTGTGTTGGTGTGAACAGGCGTGTACACTGAAATGTTAATGTATGAGATGAGAAAACTGTACAGTGATAGAGAGAGCTCAGTGTGCTGCAgcttcagaaaacacatgcaaatagaaaaagcaccaacAAATTTCTTCATTAGCTTGACAGCTCATGCGCTGCAAATACTCGCAGCAACACAACCAAATATAGAAATCACTGCAAGTAGCACAGACCACAACAGGAGGACCCCAACAATGGCCAAAATACCCccaacaaaatgaaaattaaccatggttttataggTCTGGGCGATTTTTTGCGACTAatttgaatttacattttaaggcgattttatgtttctaaaatcTAGGTATTGCAATTTGTtttagttcatatatatatatatatatatatttctgatgtggtcTGTGCCTATTTGTAGCGtgtttctgtatttatttgtgtttggagtatttgcagtgcatttctgtatttgtttgtgttgtactGCAGCATGTGTGctgtcaaattgatgaagatgttttctttattttttttcatttgcagggCATTGAGATCTCTCGTCCACCGACTTCTGTGTTTGTGCGAACAGGCCTGTACACTTAAATGTTAATGTATCTTTGGTCCAAACAACTGTGTGAATATGTGAATCTTTCCTCTGTTTGTAGTGAGCGTGGACTCTGATAATACATACTTTGAGAAGGTGTCAGAAGAGCTGGAGTTGATTGTGAAGGAGATTCAGTTTAGTCCAAACGAAGATTGTGTTCCGCTGCTCACTGTTGCTTCTGTAGGAAACTGCAGCTCTTCAGGTGACCCTCTCCGTCAAATCTGACTAGCAGGAAACCTTTACGAGCACAATAAATATCCTCGGGATCTTGCTTTCTTTATTTACTTTTCAAAGCTTATTTATATTTAAGCTTCATATTGCAAATTGCAAATGTTCACAAGCGTGTCTCCTCAGGTGATGACACTACAGAGAGGATCATCAGCCTGCTGAAGCAACATGGGGATATTATTGAACAGAAAGTAAGCATTTTAACCCTGATTCACTTTTGACATAATGTTCTGTCATTTGACTGTTATCTAATGTATGCAAAATGAATGTAAAGAAAGTATCATTTAATTATCACTTTTTATTGCATGcctttttaggatactttattGTGAGTGGTCAATTGCAGTATTCCGTGGTCAGACATTTGTaccattttatttctattttgcaTATTGATGAATAAACCATTCAGGCAGCAAACTTTCTTACATGGCATGGTTTGAGGTTCAACAGCCTATTTTTTGCCACATGTAGtacaatatgaagaaaaaaagatcTGAATTCACATAACCAGCAATAAATTCTGCTAATTTTCTTTCTAGATAAGCAGGAACAAAAGCGTCCAAGACTTCCTCCAGAAACTGTCTTATAGCTCCTTCCAGCGGCTCGCTGATCGCTACATAGCACAGATCCCCAGTCCTCTTCCCCAGACCACAGACGCCACTCCTGAGCTGGTCAGACTGGCCTTCACCCTGGACTTTACCGCCAAAGTGGCTGGATTGTGCAGCCAGACGGTCGGTCGAATCATGGGGTTCGGTAACCAGTACCTTCAGGATTCCTTCACACAAATGTGTGCAGCCCACAGACAGGTAATAAAAGGGCAAAAGTGTAATCATTGGAAGTAAAGTAATAGGCCACAGTTGGGTCttgttttatgttacaaaaaTGCACGCTTTTAGAGACTCATTTTGAGTCTGTTTAAGCTCTTAAAAAccaaagatgatttaaaaaaaaagtcatagtgcatgcttttattatttgattttttacCTTAGATTAACTTATAATGTTAGTAAAGATTGTCATGACCAAAACTTCTCAGATTTTCACCCCCTCTGGTCCCAAACTTAAATAGtccatatttttgtgtgtgtgtgtaaaccgaGAAACTGAGTGCTGATGGTTTTTAACCTGCCTGTTATTCAATTATTCGCTGAGTtccggtttatttttgtaagcgctcctgttcaagacaagacggcagaaagcatgtttattttctttattttatatttctttattttatattattatctcgctggcacctatatgtccgaaaaaagcgtgctttatcttgcaatttccgcacaaaatattcgatatagtgtacatttatatgggtttaacgttaaaacatcgttacatgcttgaactgttttatatctttagattttattttagacaattcgtgatgatttgagaaggctaaactgacCAAACAGGCTATGATCaactctccctctctgtgctggccgcttgttactttaaaaacaaaacttataggcctgtttaacgatcaaaaactgctcccaacatacaaaactgaactattttaatagctgaaacagtattagctgttttgggagaataggggaaaaagacgggctgaacatcctcaagtgtgttgcggggcaaactgaaagttgatgccgaatgtccagcactcttcgtcactgctccgacttcttgtttgtaccctatgtgtttttccctaggtacaaactaaaataagttgtaaaacttaaaagtttgtattttttattattgtgttcggcatgatgggtcgcgtgtgatttcatgacgtgcccgcgggttgagatccactggtttagagctacaggatttgtggagtagcaggatccccaaatagattgacaaaattcataataggaacaagaaatacttccactactacttcgtttgtgatggtcgtctattttttagatattaagacgcaatgttttctgtttattgatgacctgactttggcctgtgaatgcattgctctcggagacagttaacagttatttaacAGTTCCTCTCAATTGACGACAAatttcttcatccgcccggataaggaggagggctttaatttcactgtcgcttcagttggatgacatttatttaattttcttaaacggtgcgtgaatgcgtcacattgttatgattggcccggagtagacgtcttacgtcaccgcgttctgaactcgtacgtactcataccggtaattttccttctgtgttcacacagagcagaattccggcaacttactggtaatgttacaacttctcataccggtaagTTGCCTGAACGAATTTActggtattttttaaaagatcctgttcacacatgatctctttacggcaatttaccggtaattttccggaaaagtctgtatgtgtgaaagggcttaatGTCTGCATCATACTGTGACACATTCATAAAACAAATTGCAATGGCAAACAATGACGTCTTATTAGCCACCAGTACATATGCATATTTGAGTTTTTATGCAGAGGAACCTTGCAGCTCAAGCTATAACGCAGTTTTTTATTTGGTGAAATTTCattagccatttaaaaaatatgcataaaattgAATCTCCAAGGCCACAAGTATGAGTATGTGATTTTTGTGTACATgcagtttcagttgttttttttttttttgtaaatttaaagTACATTGTACTATGAAAACTATTGGTGAATTATCATGTGTTTGTGAAAACATTTGCACACTTAGTAACTGAGACCAATGTTTAAAATAACCTCCAGTCACTCATTTGCAGAAGGACATGCAGAGTAGCAGGTGTTACACACCACCAGAAACTGCAcaacatttggcagacacttctGCAGTATTAATAGATTATGGTGAATTAAAGCACAGTGACTGGGCCAAGTTTCTGTTCACCAAATGGGttaatgtgttcatttatgtTAATGCATGTTATGTCTGTGACAGGAAAATGTTGCAGAAGCATTGGGTTGTTTTTGTAGCTTAATTTACAATAGATGCTTATTTTTTCCATTGAGGAGGAAGTTTGTAGTTTTGAAAGGTTTTTCATTCTTAATCAAACTTTTAGTTATTAAGTTCCAGTTGTTTCCTGATGTTGTTTCCTGTTTCTTGTCAATGGTTGTAATCTGATATCCTGTTTTTCATTTCCTGCTAGATGCCCGAAGATTTGGAAGAACAGATTACAAGTGACACAGACTGACTGTGAAGTCCAAAACGATGAAAAAAGTGCAATAGAGTTAACTCAGCGGGGAAAAACTGTGATATATTTGTAGCTGCTTTTGTGAATAAGCCAATTCAAGTAGTTtgtttatactgtatgttttataCAGTGACTGACTGTAAAAATGACAACAGGGTTGAACCTGATACTAAAACTGTGaataagaaagttttttttttttttttttttttaaacaccaaattagcatattcttCTGAATGataatgtgacattgaagactggagtaaaaactgcttattttaaattataattgagctattttaaaattgattaacatttcaaaatattactgttttactgtattaaataaattaaataaatgcagccttggtcaatTTAAGAGACTTcttctaaaaatgttttaatttttttaatcatacaccAAACTTCTGATCCGTAGTGTACATTGCAGATATTTTGGAGAAATGTGTGACAGTGAGGCTAAACCATGGAAAGCTGAATGTTtattgaaagtgaaaagtgaaagtgaagtgacattcagccaagtatggtgacccatactcagaatttgtgctctgcatttaacccatccgaaatgcgcacacacacagagcagtgataacacacacacacactgtgagcacacacccggagcagtgggcagccatttatgctgcggcgcccggggagcagttgggggttcggtgccttgctcaagggcacctaagtcgtggtattgaaggtggagagagaactgtacatgcactccccccattgGGGCTGTGTGTAACCTCATTTCAGAAATGATAATTATGCTAAACATCATTACACTTGTGTATAAAATGTAAGATCTGGATCACAACTATCATGTGTTATTTGGCTAGATCAGGTGGACCATCTCCTTACATACTATGGCATTTCTATAAGGTCATTTGTCATGGTTTTTAACTGAGGAGGTGGTGTCAGTATGCTGGCAGATGCATCATACGACTGCATGATCGAGGCCCATGTTTCGATATGCTCTTGTTTTGTGCCATTGTGCTAAAATCATTTAGTAAACCCACATCTGGTTtcttttggagagttaatgtctTTATAAATGGTTGCCATGAAATAATGGCAGCATTTGTTAGTGGATGTGAATGACAGCAGTGGCATCTGGAACTGTATTAGCCACCCTTGACATTTCAGGGCATCCTGTATAAAGTTACACATTCTGCATTGAGCACCATTGCTAATCGATCTCAAATGATTCCTGGAGTTTGAAGTCAGAGCTTGATGAAAGTCCTGTGATctaaccatttattaataatcagCTGTGGCCATACAACTCATTAAAAATCTGCCCAAATTagcccaaaataaataaatgcaaaggcATATGTTGTTTGTGTGTCAGAAATGTTCTTTTGCTCAAgtat encodes the following:
- the LOC132117672 gene encoding uncharacterized protein LOC132117672; this translates as MSKLAPRNSQLLLSDQKCARCLLETYVKRSLSLNEGCRKHQVNKLKWLKPGRQSRRASSDTSTHRLRVERLLNTGECPECTSQELVTRSKSTKAPSRTKSLFRGFLHLFSKKKTEPKVKDERVTETDSGQYTIERGLRSSHNGSPGHTETVRKKHSLRRIFFSNQNDEKRETLRKDCSPVPGAVEGLSDVSVDSDNTYFEKVSEELELIVKEIQFSPNEDCVPLLTVASVGNCSSSGDDTTERIISLLKQHGDIIEQKISRNKSVQDFLQKLSYSSFQRLADRYIAQIPSPLPQTTDATPELVRLAFTLDFTAKVAGLCSQTVGRIMGFGNQYLQDSFTQMCAAHRQMPEDLEEQITSDTD